In Micromonospora sp. WMMD980, the following are encoded in one genomic region:
- a CDS encoding PPK2 family polyphosphate kinase: MSGVVGPEDGSMRELLRVRSGPVDLAAIDPRSMPGLPKTAGRGSARKEWARGQVELIGAELARQQEMLYAAAQVAAGPGGATSAPTQAGANLAGDRPRRVLLVLQAMDCGGKDGTVKRVAGAMNPLGLHIRSFGPPTKQELRHDFLWRIRRALPPPGYVGVFNRSHYEDVLIARVEGLVDEATWRSRYEIINDFERELAEHAVTVVKVMLHISHAEQGERLMERLTDPTKYWKYNPSDLDTRARWDEYQAAYAEAMERCGPDAAPWFVVPADRKWFRDWAVAHLLRETFDGLDLGYPAADFDVERERDRLRDQGAR; encoded by the coding sequence ATGAGTGGCGTGGTGGGGCCCGAGGACGGGTCGATGCGGGAGTTGTTGCGGGTGAGGTCGGGGCCGGTGGACCTCGCGGCGATCGACCCGCGCTCGATGCCGGGGCTGCCGAAGACGGCCGGCCGCGGGTCGGCGCGCAAGGAGTGGGCCCGCGGCCAGGTCGAGCTGATCGGCGCGGAACTCGCCCGGCAGCAGGAGATGCTGTACGCCGCCGCGCAGGTCGCCGCCGGCCCGGGCGGCGCCACCAGCGCGCCCACCCAGGCCGGCGCGAACCTGGCGGGAGACCGGCCGCGCCGGGTGCTGCTGGTGCTCCAGGCCATGGACTGCGGCGGCAAGGACGGCACAGTCAAGCGGGTGGCCGGCGCGATGAACCCGCTCGGGCTGCACATCCGCTCCTTCGGCCCGCCGACGAAGCAGGAGCTGCGGCACGACTTCCTGTGGCGGATCCGGCGGGCGCTGCCACCGCCCGGCTACGTGGGCGTGTTCAACCGCTCGCACTACGAGGACGTGCTGATCGCCCGGGTGGAGGGGCTGGTCGACGAGGCCACCTGGCGCTCCCGGTACGAGATCATCAACGACTTCGAGCGGGAGTTGGCCGAGCACGCGGTCACCGTGGTGAAGGTCATGCTGCACATCTCCCACGCCGAGCAGGGCGAGCGGCTGATGGAGCGGCTCACCGACCCGACGAAGTACTGGAAGTACAACCCCAGCGATCTGGACACCCGGGCCCGGTGGGACGAATACCAGGCCGCGTACGCCGAGGCGATGGAGCGGTGCGGCCCGGACGCCGCGCCCTGGTTCGTGGTGCCGGCGGACCGCAAGTGGTTCCGCGACTGGGCGGTGGCCCACCTGCTGCGGGAGACGTTCGACGGTTTGGATCTGGGGTATCCGGCTGCCGATTTCGACGTAGAACGGGAGCGTGACCGGTTACGTGACCAGGGCGCACGGTAG
- a CDS encoding DUF47 family protein, with amino-acid sequence MKFSFRPTEGAFYELFTRAAQNLVKGTDLLNELGLPGADVQSISERLTEVEHDSDQITHDLYKKINSTFITPFDREDIYRLGSLLDDVMDHLEAVGNLLYLYGLTKLPSLPRELHELVNVLDQQAKLTAEAMPRLKSMKDLEDYWIECNRLENDGDQAYRMLLVRLFSGEYDALTVLKMKEVADELEAACDAFEHVANTVETIAVKES; translated from the coding sequence GTGAAGTTTTCCTTCCGTCCCACCGAGGGCGCCTTCTACGAGCTCTTCACCAGGGCCGCGCAGAACCTGGTGAAGGGGACCGACCTGCTCAACGAGCTGGGTCTGCCCGGCGCGGACGTGCAGTCGATCAGCGAGCGGCTGACCGAGGTCGAGCACGACAGCGACCAGATAACCCACGACCTCTACAAAAAGATCAACTCCACCTTCATCACCCCGTTCGACCGGGAGGACATCTACCGGCTGGGCTCGCTGCTCGACGACGTGATGGACCACCTGGAGGCGGTCGGCAACCTGCTCTACCTGTACGGCCTGACCAAGCTCCCGTCGCTGCCGCGCGAGCTGCACGAGCTGGTCAACGTGCTCGACCAGCAGGCCAAGCTCACCGCCGAGGCGATGCCCCGGCTCAAGTCGATGAAGGACCTCGAGGACTACTGGATCGAGTGCAACCGGCTGGAGAACGACGGCGACCAGGCGTACCGGATGCTGCTCGTCCGCCTCTTCTCCGGTGAGTACGACGCGCTCACCGTGCTGAAGATGAAGGAGGTGGCCGACGAACTGGAGGCCGCCTGCGACGCCTTCGAGCACGTGGCCAACACCGTCGAGACCATCGCGGTCAAGGAGTCCTGA
- a CDS encoding inorganic phosphate transporter — translation MSPELIAVLAVIAVAMAFDYTNGFHDAANAIATSISTRALTPRIALALAAVGNFVGAHFGAGVAKTVGDGLVTLPTGVESLGVVFAGVLGAIAWNLITWYFGLPSSSSHALFGGLVGATLFAADGIVQWGNILEKVIIPMVLSPVVGLILGFLVMLAIMWLFRKGQPGKLNRGFRMAQTVSAAAMSVGHGMQDAAKTMGIIVLALYTGGFQGSKTHIPGWVFWTSATMLALGTYAGGWRIIRTLGRKIIDLGPAEGFAAETVASAVLYFNALVLKAPISTTHTITSAIMGVGATKRLSAVRWNVAGNIVIAWIITFPAAAAIACLAYLLVRPLF, via the coding sequence GTGAGTCCCGAACTCATCGCCGTGCTGGCGGTGATCGCGGTCGCCATGGCGTTCGACTACACGAACGGCTTCCATGACGCGGCCAACGCGATCGCCACCAGCATCTCGACCCGGGCGCTGACGCCCCGGATCGCGCTCGCCCTGGCCGCCGTCGGCAACTTCGTCGGCGCGCACTTCGGCGCCGGGGTCGCCAAGACCGTCGGTGACGGGCTGGTCACGCTTCCGACCGGGGTGGAGAGCCTCGGCGTGGTCTTCGCCGGGGTGCTCGGCGCGATCGCCTGGAACCTGATCACCTGGTACTTCGGCCTGCCCTCCTCCTCCTCGCACGCCCTGTTCGGCGGCCTGGTCGGCGCGACCCTGTTCGCCGCCGACGGCATCGTCCAGTGGGGCAACATCCTGGAGAAGGTCATCATCCCGATGGTGCTCTCCCCGGTGGTCGGCCTGATCCTCGGTTTCCTGGTGATGCTCGCGATCATGTGGCTGTTCCGGAAGGGGCAGCCGGGCAAGCTGAACCGGGGCTTCCGGATGGCGCAGACCGTGTCCGCCGCCGCCATGTCGGTCGGCCACGGCATGCAGGACGCCGCCAAGACCATGGGCATCATCGTGCTGGCGCTCTACACCGGCGGTTTCCAGGGGAGCAAGACGCACATCCCCGGCTGGGTGTTCTGGACCTCCGCGACGATGCTGGCGCTCGGCACGTACGCGGGTGGCTGGCGGATCATCCGGACCCTGGGCCGGAAGATCATCGACCTCGGCCCGGCGGAGGGCTTCGCGGCCGAGACCGTGGCCAGCGCGGTGCTCTACTTCAACGCGCTGGTGCTCAAGGCGCCGATCTCCACCACTCACACGATCACCTCGGCGATCATGGGGGTGGGCGCGACCAAGCGGCTCTCCGCGGTCCGCTGGAACGTGGCCGGCAACATCGTGATCGCCTGGATCATCACGTTCCCGGCCGCGGCGGCCATCGCCTGCCTCGCGTACCTGCTGGTCCGGCCCCTGTTCTAG
- a CDS encoding Gfo/Idh/MocA family oxidoreductase — MTRWGILATGHIAAAFATDLRLAPGAELVAVGSRTRESAEEFARRHDVPRAYASWAELAADPDLDAIYVATPHAAHHEAALTCLAGGKAVLVEKPCTLDLPTTVELVETARARGLFLMEAMWMRTNPLILRVLELISDGAIGEVTHVRADFGVAGPFPPEHRMRNPALGGGALLDLGVYPLSVAHLVLGAPQHVQAWATLSPEGVDENTGIVLGWDSGAVATLSCGMVGATAITASITGTTGRIELPEPFFRPGSAVLHRLGAEPETIPADLTGGGYQYEAIEVQRCLAAGLTESPLVPHAATLEIMALIDDIKARIGVSYAV, encoded by the coding sequence CTGGCCACCGGACACATCGCCGCCGCCTTCGCCACCGACCTGCGGCTGGCGCCGGGCGCGGAACTGGTGGCGGTCGGGTCGCGTACCCGGGAGAGCGCCGAGGAGTTCGCGCGGCGGCACGACGTGCCCCGGGCGTATGCCTCCTGGGCCGAACTGGCCGCGGACCCGGACCTGGACGCGATCTACGTGGCGACGCCGCACGCCGCGCACCACGAGGCGGCGCTAACCTGCCTGGCCGGTGGCAAGGCGGTGCTGGTGGAGAAGCCCTGCACGCTCGACCTGCCGACCACCGTCGAACTGGTGGAGACGGCGCGCGCCCGCGGGCTCTTCCTCATGGAAGCCATGTGGATGCGGACGAACCCGCTGATCCTGCGGGTGCTGGAGCTGATCTCCGACGGCGCGATCGGTGAGGTCACCCACGTCCGGGCCGACTTCGGGGTGGCCGGGCCGTTCCCGCCCGAGCACCGGATGCGCAATCCCGCGTTGGGCGGCGGCGCGCTGCTCGACCTCGGCGTCTATCCGCTGAGCGTGGCCCACCTGGTGCTCGGCGCTCCGCAGCACGTGCAGGCGTGGGCGACGCTGAGCCCGGAGGGGGTGGACGAGAACACCGGCATCGTGCTCGGCTGGGACTCTGGCGCGGTGGCGACGCTGAGCTGTGGCATGGTCGGCGCCACCGCGATCACCGCGTCGATCACCGGCACCACCGGCCGGATCGAGCTGCCCGAGCCGTTCTTCCGGCCCGGGTCCGCGGTGCTGCACCGGCTCGGCGCCGAGCCGGAGACGATCCCGGCGGACCTGACCGGCGGCGGCTACCAGTACGAGGCGATCGAGGTGCAGCGCTGCCTGGCGGCCGGGCTCACCGAGAGCCCGCTGGTGCCGCACGCCGCCACGCTGGAGATCATGGCCCTGATCGACGACATCAAAGCCCGGATCGGCGTCTCCTACGCGGTGTGA